Proteins encoded in a region of the Anoxybacillus amylolyticus genome:
- a CDS encoding ABC transporter substrate-binding protein, giving the protein MKQWKHYALLVVFLLTFGMIAACSNDTSKTSESNAKQETKAAFPVTVKDGLGEDVTIKAEPKKIVSLIPSNTEIAYELGLGDKIVGVSDFDNYPEDVKNKEKIGGMEFNVEKIISLKPDLVLAHASSAHNSKDGLKQLKDAGIAVLVVNDAKSFDDVYHSIELVGKATGTTEKAKEIVDHMKTKLEEIKEKAKNVKQPVKVWVEVSPAPEIYTAGKGTFIDDMLQAIQAKNVAGDQEGWPMFTEEKAVALNPDVIITTYGYYVKDAVNQVLARPAWKDVPAIKNKRVYDVNSDLVSRPGPRLVEGVEELAKVIYPDVFK; this is encoded by the coding sequence ATGAAACAGTGGAAGCATTACGCGCTGCTCGTTGTTTTTTTGCTGACGTTCGGCATGATTGCGGCGTGCAGCAACGACACAAGCAAAACGAGTGAATCGAATGCAAAACAAGAAACGAAAGCGGCATTTCCAGTCACCGTGAAAGACGGTCTTGGAGAAGACGTGACGATTAAAGCCGAGCCGAAAAAAATTGTATCCCTCATTCCAAGCAACACAGAGATTGCGTACGAACTAGGATTAGGGGATAAAATTGTTGGCGTGAGCGATTTTGACAACTATCCAGAAGATGTGAAAAACAAAGAAAAAATTGGTGGCATGGAGTTTAATGTCGAAAAAATTATTTCCTTGAAACCAGACTTAGTACTCGCCCACGCGTCGAGCGCCCATAACTCGAAAGACGGGCTCAAGCAGCTAAAAGACGCAGGTATTGCAGTACTTGTTGTCAATGACGCGAAATCATTTGATGATGTGTATCATTCGATTGAATTAGTTGGCAAAGCAACTGGCACGACTGAAAAAGCAAAAGAAATTGTCGATCATATGAAGACGAAGCTAGAAGAAATCAAAGAAAAAGCGAAAAACGTAAAACAGCCAGTGAAAGTATGGGTAGAAGTATCGCCAGCGCCGGAAATTTATACAGCAGGAAAAGGAACGTTTATTGACGATATGTTACAAGCGATCCAAGCGAAAAACGTAGCCGGCGACCAAGAAGGCTGGCCGATGTTCACCGAAGAAAAAGCGGTTGCGCTAAACCCAGACGTCATTATTACGACATACGGCTACTATGTGAAAGATGCCGTCAACCAAGTATTGGCCCGTCCGGCTTGGAAAGACGTTCCGGCGATTAAAAACAAGCGAGTGTATGACGTCAACTCTGATTTAGTATCGCGCCCAGGTCCACGCCTTGTCGAAGGAGTAGAGGAACTTGCGAAAGTCATTTATCCAGACGTCTTTAAATAA
- a CDS encoding ATP-binding protein encodes MRFWRSVVGKLWATILLLVSCVLVVLTMLLLKFFETYHVQEAEKELTQLAVKVAGVMHERQDEALARSIASSLVGDSSKAIIMFDKTHYWYLPSHSKQQDIPLSLIESDDVLKQAFTKQVKKKMYLPTMQTSDGSSQWLIVGVPLETASGKQGAVFVFQSLKAVEDTTQQTKKFIFLAAFIAIVLTTIFAFFLSTRITAPLRKMRQAAFEVARGKFDTKVPILTHDEIGELAMAFNQMGRRLQFNMNALNQEKEQLASILSSMADGVITFNRDGEILITNPPAERFLQSWYFEQGNESEAMEALPPQVTDLFSRVVNEEKEQSMELTLQGRTWVILMTPLYSQTTVRGAVAVLRDMTEERRLDKLRKDFVANVSHELRTPIAMLQGYSEAIIDDIAATDEEKKEMAKVIYDESLRMGRLVNDLLDLARMEAGHITLNLEEVQLRPYIDRVIRKFQGLAKEKGVDLSAEFRTEVEVVIDPDRIEQVLTNLIDNALRHTDEQGSVKVTVEINGNSVVVHVQDSGSGIPEDDLPFVFERFYKADKARTRGRSGTGLGLAIAKNIVEAHKGTITVHSKLGEGTTFTFTLPL; translated from the coding sequence ATGCGGTTTTGGCGAAGCGTCGTTGGGAAACTATGGGCGACGATTTTATTGCTTGTGTCGTGCGTGTTAGTGGTATTGACGATGCTGCTCCTTAAATTTTTTGAAACGTACCACGTCCAAGAGGCGGAAAAAGAATTGACACAGCTGGCGGTGAAAGTAGCGGGGGTGATGCACGAGCGGCAAGATGAAGCGCTTGCCCGCTCGATTGCTTCATCGCTTGTTGGGGACTCATCAAAAGCGATAATCATGTTTGATAAAACCCATTATTGGTATTTGCCGTCACATTCGAAGCAGCAAGATATCCCGCTTTCTCTTATTGAATCAGACGATGTCCTAAAACAAGCGTTTACAAAGCAAGTGAAAAAGAAAATGTATTTGCCAACCATGCAGACCTCAGACGGCTCTAGCCAATGGCTTATTGTCGGCGTGCCGCTAGAAACGGCGAGCGGGAAACAAGGGGCGGTGTTTGTTTTTCAATCGCTAAAAGCGGTAGAGGATACGACGCAACAGACGAAAAAGTTTATTTTTTTAGCGGCGTTTATTGCGATTGTGTTGACGACGATATTTGCTTTTTTCTTATCGACGCGCATTACAGCACCGCTACGGAAAATGCGGCAAGCTGCGTTTGAAGTGGCGCGCGGTAAATTCGATACGAAAGTCCCGATTTTAACCCATGATGAAATTGGGGAATTGGCGATGGCGTTTAATCAAATGGGGCGGCGTCTTCAGTTTAACATGAATGCGCTCAATCAAGAAAAGGAGCAGTTGGCAAGCATTTTAAGCAGCATGGCGGACGGGGTGATTACGTTTAATCGAGACGGTGAGATTTTAATCACAAATCCGCCGGCAGAGCGGTTTTTGCAATCGTGGTATTTTGAGCAAGGAAACGAAAGCGAAGCGATGGAGGCATTGCCACCGCAAGTGACCGACTTGTTTTCGCGTGTCGTGAACGAAGAGAAAGAGCAATCGATGGAGCTGACGTTGCAAGGACGGACGTGGGTTATTTTAATGACCCCCCTTTACAGCCAAACGACGGTGCGTGGGGCGGTAGCGGTGTTGCGCGATATGACGGAAGAGAGAAGACTAGATAAATTGCGTAAAGATTTCGTAGCGAACGTATCGCATGAGTTGCGCACGCCAATCGCAATGCTGCAAGGGTATAGTGAGGCGATTATTGACGATATTGCGGCGACCGACGAAGAGAAAAAAGAGATGGCGAAAGTTATTTATGACGAGTCGCTGCGCATGGGTCGGCTTGTGAACGATTTGCTAGACTTAGCGCGCATGGAGGCAGGACACATTACGTTAAATTTAGAAGAAGTACAGCTTCGTCCATATATCGACCGTGTCATTCGCAAGTTTCAAGGCTTGGCAAAAGAAAAGGGTGTCGATTTATCGGCCGAGTTTCGAACCGAAGTGGAAGTCGTTATCGACCCAGATCGCATTGAGCAAGTGTTAACGAATTTAATTGACAACGCGCTTCGCCATACAGACGAGCAAGGGTCCGTGAAAGTAACGGTGGAAATTAATGGTAATTCGGTCGTTGTTCATGTGCAAGATTCTGGCTCTGGTATTCCAGAAGACGATTTGCCGTTTGTCTTTGAGCGCTTTTACAAGGCGGATAAAGCGCGTACGCGCGGCCGCTCGGGAACAGGGCTTGGTCTTGCGATTGCGAAAAACATCGTCGAAGCGCATAAAGGCACGATCACCGTCCATAGCAAACTTGGCGAAGGCACAACGTTTACGTTTACGCTGCCGCTGTAA
- a CDS encoding response regulator transcription factor — protein sequence MDKQVKILVVDDEERIRRLLKMYLEREEYVIDEAETGDMALKKALENEYDLILLDLMLPGKDGVEVCKEIREKKATPIIMLTAKGEEANRVQGFEAGTDDYIVKPFSPREVVLRVKALLRRAANATYVQADTTAKDVLVFPHLTIDNDAHRVTADGKEVSLTPKEYELLLFLAKSPDKVFDREQLLKEVWHYEFFGDLRTVDTHIKRLREKLNKVSPAAAKMIVTVWGVGYKFEVVSE from the coding sequence ATGGATAAACAAGTGAAAATTTTAGTTGTTGATGACGAAGAGCGCATTCGCCGCTTATTAAAAATGTACCTAGAGCGCGAAGAGTATGTCATTGATGAAGCCGAAACAGGCGACATGGCGCTTAAAAAAGCGCTCGAAAATGAATATGATTTGATTTTGCTTGATTTAATGCTTCCAGGAAAAGATGGAGTGGAAGTATGCAAAGAAATTCGCGAAAAGAAAGCGACGCCGATTATTATGTTAACAGCAAAAGGCGAGGAAGCAAACCGCGTGCAAGGATTTGAAGCGGGAACAGACGACTATATCGTCAAGCCGTTCAGCCCGCGCGAGGTTGTACTGCGCGTCAAAGCATTGTTGCGCCGTGCGGCGAATGCGACGTACGTTCAAGCGGACACAACCGCAAAAGATGTGCTCGTTTTCCCGCATTTAACTATTGACAATGATGCGCATCGTGTGACGGCGGACGGAAAAGAAGTAAGTCTAACACCAAAAGAGTATGAATTGCTTCTATTTTTAGCAAAATCACCGGATAAAGTGTTCGACCGAGAGCAGTTGTTGAAAGAAGTATGGCATTATGAATTTTTTGGCGATTTACGGACAGTCGATACGCACATTAAGCGTCTTCGCGAAAAATTAAATAAAGTATCGCCAGCAGCGGCAAAAATGATTGTTACTGTTTGGGGAGTTGGCTATAAGTTTGAGGTTGTGAGTGAATGA
- the ccsB gene encoding c-type cytochrome biogenesis protein CcsB produces the protein MVQLSSTLLYIAFVLYLIGTFFFGGTIREKKGKERTNRWATIGIVITILGFIAQLGYFITRWMAAGHAPVSNLFEFTTFFGMMLVAAFIIIYFIYKTAILGVFTLPVALLVIAYASMFPREITPLIPALQSDWLKIHVTTAAAGEAILAVSFAAGLIYLIRVVDQSKPSKRTFWLEFVLFCLITTLGFVGVSSAFAIADYEAKFQWIDKNGKKTEAIYELPALVGPHKGTLEKESKDRMQPLVEMPAIINAKKLNTVIWSLIGGTALYLLLRLVLRKRVAAAIQPLVKNVNLDLTDEISYRAVAIGFPVFTLGALIFAMIWAQIAWTRFWGWDPKEVWALITWLFYAAFLHLRLSRGWHGEKSAWLAVIGFAIIMFNLVAVNLVIAGLHSYAGS, from the coding sequence TTGGTACAACTTAGTAGTACGCTGCTCTATATTGCATTCGTTCTTTATTTAATCGGAACGTTCTTTTTTGGTGGAACAATTCGTGAGAAAAAGGGGAAAGAGCGAACAAACCGCTGGGCGACAATCGGGATCGTTATTACGATTTTAGGGTTTATTGCACAGCTAGGATATTTTATTACTCGTTGGATGGCAGCAGGGCATGCGCCCGTCAGCAACTTATTCGAGTTCACGACATTTTTTGGCATGATGCTTGTTGCAGCGTTTATCATCATTTATTTTATTTATAAAACTGCCATTCTCGGTGTATTTACGTTGCCTGTCGCGCTTCTTGTCATCGCTTATGCGAGCATGTTTCCGCGGGAAATTACCCCACTTATTCCAGCGTTGCAAAGCGATTGGCTAAAAATTCACGTCACGACAGCAGCAGCAGGGGAAGCAATTTTAGCAGTCAGTTTTGCGGCAGGGCTTATTTATTTAATTCGCGTTGTTGACCAGTCAAAACCGAGCAAACGCACGTTTTGGTTGGAGTTCGTGTTGTTTTGTTTAATTACGACGCTTGGCTTTGTTGGCGTTTCAAGCGCATTTGCCATTGCAGATTACGAAGCGAAGTTTCAATGGATCGATAAAAACGGGAAGAAAACAGAGGCGATTTATGAGCTGCCAGCGCTTGTTGGCCCGCATAAAGGAACATTAGAGAAAGAAAGCAAAGACCGCATGCAGCCGCTTGTCGAAATGCCGGCGATCATTAATGCGAAAAAGTTAAACACGGTCATTTGGTCATTGATTGGCGGTACGGCGCTTTATTTATTGTTGCGTCTTGTGCTGCGAAAGCGGGTTGCTGCTGCTATTCAGCCGCTTGTGAAAAACGTCAACTTAGATTTAACGGACGAAATTAGCTATCGGGCAGTGGCGATTGGATTTCCTGTGTTTACGCTCGGTGCGCTTATTTTCGCCATGATTTGGGCGCAAATTGCGTGGACGCGTTTTTGGGGTTGGGATCCGAAAGAAGTATGGGCGCTTATTACGTGGCTCTTTTACGCAGCCTTTTTACATCTCCGCTTATCGCGCGGATGGCACGGGGAGAAATCGGCATGGCTTGCGGTCATTGGCTTTGCCATTATTATGTTTAACCTTGTGGCGGTCAATCTTGTCATTGCCGGCTTGCACTCGTATGCAGGGTCTTAA
- a CDS encoding cytochrome c biogenesis protein ResB, translating into MEQVKCECGHVNPYGTAFCEACGKPLEEVEKPLLDMRYEGSARRSQTYNKTTIDKIWNFFSSVKVGVWLIVITLIASAIGTIFPQKMYLPPNVTPAQYYEEEYGWAGKLYYELGFDNLYGSWWYMLLIALIGVSLVICSLDRVIPLYRALNNQGVTRHDSFLRRQRLFSATKIADDHLLETIKERLAKRRYHIREENGNILAEKGRFSRWGPYVNHIGLIIFLIGAMLRFVPGMYVDKVLWIREGETKEIPGTNGEYFLKNEKFTFETYQKGKENAVFNAAIDRVGSGMVAKTYETKAVLYKRVGPVIAGEEPKLKKIKEYKIRVNEPLKYDHYALYQVDFKLNELKSMSFSLIDKQTSKSFGMITVDLLQPKEKYDLGNGYRVELLSYFPDFYFDDDGNPNTKSRVPNNPAFVFKMYTPDKPKGEVSFVAIRQTIEPFGNNKYKMAFAGIDTRNVSALTVRRDLTLWVLGIGGTVFMIGLIQGMYWNHRRIWLKRTNGEVWLAAHTNKNWFGLKREIQAVIDGTDIMMPIDQAEIAKKAQGGNELGTT; encoded by the coding sequence ATGGAACAAGTAAAATGTGAATGTGGACATGTCAACCCATATGGTACTGCTTTTTGCGAAGCGTGCGGGAAACCGTTGGAAGAAGTCGAAAAACCACTATTGGACATGCGTTATGAAGGAAGTGCCCGCCGTTCGCAAACATATAATAAAACGACAATTGATAAAATTTGGAATTTCTTCTCATCCGTAAAAGTAGGCGTGTGGCTCATTGTCATTACGTTAATTGCCTCGGCTATTGGAACGATTTTTCCGCAAAAAATGTATTTGCCGCCGAACGTGACACCGGCGCAATATTATGAAGAGGAGTACGGTTGGGCTGGAAAATTGTACTATGAACTTGGCTTTGACAATTTATACGGCTCATGGTGGTACATGCTATTGATTGCGCTGATTGGCGTTTCACTTGTGATTTGTAGCTTAGACCGGGTGATTCCCCTCTATCGTGCGCTTAACAATCAAGGAGTGACGCGCCACGACTCCTTTTTGCGCCGTCAACGGTTATTTAGCGCGACAAAGATAGCGGATGATCACCTGTTGGAAACGATCAAGGAGCGGCTTGCCAAACGTCGTTATCATATTCGAGAAGAAAACGGTAATATTCTTGCCGAAAAAGGGCGCTTTTCGCGTTGGGGCCCGTACGTCAACCATATCGGACTTATTATTTTCTTAATCGGGGCAATGCTTCGTTTCGTACCAGGAATGTACGTCGATAAAGTGTTATGGATTCGCGAAGGGGAAACGAAAGAAATTCCGGGAACGAACGGCGAATATTTTTTAAAAAATGAAAAATTCACGTTTGAAACCTATCAAAAAGGAAAAGAAAACGCTGTATTTAACGCAGCGATTGACCGTGTTGGCAGCGGAATGGTTGCGAAAACATATGAAACGAAAGCGGTGCTTTATAAGCGCGTCGGTCCGGTTATCGCTGGCGAGGAGCCGAAATTGAAAAAAATAAAAGAATATAAGATTCGTGTCAACGAGCCGCTGAAATACGATCATTATGCGTTATACCAAGTGGATTTTAAGCTAAATGAGTTAAAAAGCATGTCGTTTTCGCTTATTGATAAACAGACGAGCAAATCATTTGGGATGATTACTGTTGATTTATTGCAGCCGAAGGAGAAATATGATTTAGGTAACGGCTACCGTGTCGAGCTATTAAGTTACTTCCCAGATTTTTATTTTGATGACGATGGGAATCCAAACACAAAATCGAGAGTGCCAAACAATCCAGCCTTTGTCTTTAAAATGTATACACCGGATAAACCAAAAGGAGAAGTAAGTTTTGTCGCGATCCGCCAAACGATTGAGCCGTTTGGCAACAACAAATATAAAATGGCGTTCGCTGGCATTGATACGCGAAATGTCTCCGCCCTAACGGTGCGCCGTGATTTGACGCTATGGGTGTTAGGAATTGGAGGGACGGTTTTCATGATTGGACTTATCCAAGGAATGTATTGGAACCATCGCCGCATTTGGCTGAAGCGGACGAACGGGGAAGTATGGCTTGCTGCGCATACGAATAAAAACTGGTTCGGGCTTAAACGAGAAATTCAAGCAGTTATTGATGGGACAGACATTATGATGCCAATCGATCAAGCCGAAATTGCAAAGAAAGCACAAGGGGGGAATGAGCTTGGTACAACTTAG
- the resA gene encoding thiol-disulfide oxidoreductase ResA, translating into MKKQRFVMRAVILLLLLAAVGYTIYSNFFTEKTEIKVGATAPDFVLTDLNGKKHRLSDYRGKGVFLNFWGTWCKPCEREMPFINEQYKVYKQQGVEVLAVNVGEPKLSVQKFVDRFGLTFPVVIDREDQVMNAYEIDPLPTTFLIDKNGKIQAIITGTMTEEKVNQYMESIKP; encoded by the coding sequence ATGAAAAAACAGCGATTTGTAATGCGGGCGGTTATTTTATTGCTTTTGTTAGCCGCTGTTGGGTATACAATTTATTCGAATTTTTTTACCGAAAAAACGGAAATTAAAGTGGGGGCAACCGCTCCGGATTTTGTGCTCACCGATTTGAATGGAAAAAAACATCGTCTGTCAGACTATCGCGGCAAAGGGGTATTTTTAAACTTCTGGGGGACGTGGTGCAAGCCGTGTGAACGGGAAATGCCGTTCATTAATGAACAGTATAAAGTGTATAAACAGCAAGGTGTTGAGGTGCTGGCAGTCAACGTTGGCGAACCAAAGTTAAGCGTGCAAAAGTTTGTCGATCGGTTCGGGTTAACATTTCCAGTCGTCATTGACCGTGAAGACCAAGTAATGAACGCCTATGAAATCGACCCATTGCCGACGACGTTTTTAATCGATAAAAACGGCAAAATTCAAGCGATTATTACTGGAACGATGACAGAAGAAAAAGTGAACCAATACATGGAAAGCATTAAACCGTAG
- the rluB gene encoding 23S rRNA pseudouridine(2605) synthase RluB, which yields MERLQKVIAHAGIASRRKAEELILQGKVKVNGKIVTELGVKVGPQDKIEVDSIPVEREEPVYYLFYKPRGVISSVKDDKGRKVVTDFFKELRQRIYPIGRLDYDTSGLLLLTNDGDFANLLMHPRYEIDKVYVAKVKGIPRREQLKQLEKGIMLEDGMTAPAKVKMLSLDKRKKTAIIEVRIHEGRNRQVRRMFEAIGCQVTKLKRERYAFLDLKGLNPGDYRELTPHEVKQLRALALSGEHARV from the coding sequence ATGGAACGATTGCAAAAAGTAATTGCCCATGCAGGCATTGCATCGAGAAGAAAGGCAGAAGAGCTCATTTTACAAGGAAAAGTGAAAGTAAACGGCAAAATCGTGACCGAACTTGGCGTGAAAGTAGGTCCGCAAGATAAAATTGAAGTAGACAGCATCCCGGTGGAGAGAGAAGAACCGGTGTATTATCTTTTTTATAAACCGCGCGGAGTCATTTCGAGCGTGAAAGATGACAAAGGAAGGAAAGTGGTGACCGACTTTTTTAAAGAGTTGCGTCAGCGCATTTATCCGATTGGGCGGCTTGATTATGATACGTCGGGGCTGTTGCTTTTGACAAATGACGGCGACTTTGCGAACCTTTTAATGCATCCGCGCTATGAAATCGATAAAGTGTACGTGGCGAAAGTAAAAGGGATTCCAAGAAGAGAGCAACTCAAGCAACTAGAAAAAGGGATTATGCTCGAAGACGGCATGACCGCACCGGCAAAAGTGAAAATGCTTTCACTCGATAAACGGAAGAAAACAGCGATTATCGAAGTCCGAATTCACGAAGGGCGAAACCGCCAAGTGCGCCGCATGTTTGAAGCGATTGGTTGCCAAGTGACGAAATTAAAGCGGGAACGGTATGCGTTTCTTGATTTAAAAGGGTTAAACCCTGGCGACTATCGCGAGTTAACGCCGCATGAAGTGAAGCAATTGCGGGCGCTTGCGTTATCTGGCGAACATGCGCGTGTATAA
- a CDS encoding spore maturation protein encodes MALVQWISLWLIPTVIGFILLYGTWKRVPTYESFVEGGKEGIQIAFSIIPYLVGMLVSVSIFRASGALDYLMRGIKPLVEAIGMPPEVVPLAIVRTISGTAALGMTTDLIATYGPDSFIGRLASTIQGSTETTLYVLTVYFGAVGIKKMGDALKVGVLADILSFIISFFIVLFVFGK; translated from the coding sequence ATGGCGCTTGTGCAATGGATTTCGCTTTGGCTTATTCCAACCGTTATCGGGTTTATTTTGTTATACGGGACGTGGAAACGCGTACCGACGTATGAATCGTTTGTCGAGGGAGGGAAAGAAGGCATCCAAATCGCGTTTTCCATTATTCCGTATTTAGTTGGCATGCTTGTGTCGGTGTCGATTTTTCGTGCGTCCGGTGCGCTTGACTATTTGATGAGGGGAATTAAGCCGTTAGTCGAGGCAATCGGGATGCCGCCGGAAGTTGTTCCACTAGCAATCGTTCGGACGATTTCTGGCACTGCCGCTTTAGGCATGACGACTGACCTTATTGCGACATACGGACCAGATTCTTTTATCGGGCGGCTTGCTTCAACGATTCAAGGGAGCACTGAAACGACGTTGTACGTCTTAACTGTTTACTTTGGCGCTGTCGGCATAAAAAAAATGGGGGATGCGTTAAAAGTCGGGGTATTAGCGGACATTTTAAGCTTTATTATCTCTTTTTTCATCGTATTGTTTGTGTTTGGGAAGTAA
- a CDS encoding nucleoside recognition domain-containing protein, translating into MVNLIWAVMALIGIVFAAINGTMEEVNEAIFKSAKEAVTISIGMISILVFWLGLMKIAEDAGLLAKLARLFTPLVRRLFPEVPKDHPALGYIVSNMIANMFGLGNAATPLGIKAMEELKKLNRNRETASRSMVTFLAMNTSGITLIPATVISIRMTYGSASPGEIIGTTFIASLLATIGAIFIDRYYYWKRTRGGKQ; encoded by the coding sequence ATGGTTAATTTGATTTGGGCAGTCATGGCGCTTATCGGTATTGTTTTTGCGGCGATAAACGGCACGATGGAAGAAGTAAATGAAGCGATTTTTAAAAGTGCCAAAGAAGCGGTGACGATTAGCATTGGGATGATTAGCATTTTAGTGTTTTGGCTCGGATTGATGAAAATTGCCGAAGATGCAGGATTGCTTGCGAAGCTTGCTCGTTTGTTTACCCCACTTGTGCGCCGGCTGTTTCCGGAAGTGCCGAAAGATCATCCGGCGCTCGGTTACATCGTTTCGAATATGATTGCGAATATGTTCGGGCTTGGCAATGCGGCTACCCCGCTTGGCATTAAAGCGATGGAAGAATTGAAAAAGCTAAACAGAAATCGCGAGACAGCAAGCCGGTCGATGGTTACGTTTTTAGCGATGAATACGTCAGGAATTACCCTTATTCCTGCAACCGTCATTTCGATTCGCATGACCTACGGTTCGGCGTCGCCAGGGGAAATTATTGGTACGACGTTTATCGCTTCCTTATTAGCGACGATTGGTGCGATTTTTATTGACCGGTATTATTACTGGAAACGGACGCGAGGTGGGAAGCAATGA
- a CDS encoding D-alanyl-D-alanine carboxypeptidase family protein produces MRQRKRLLACIVMLAMIFSCIPQRTKAQDVSAQSAILMEQTSGRVLFEKDAHTKRRIASITKIMTAILAIESGKLDETVTVSARAVRAEGSSIYLKEGEKIKLRDLVYGLMLRSGNDAAVAIAEHVGGSMEGFVFLMNQKAAEIGMRDTHFANPHGLDDAENHYSTAYDMALLMRYAMHNKTFRKISGTKVYRAPNPDENWDRIWRNKNKLLTNLYEYCTGGKTGYTKRAKRTLVTSAEKDGLELIAVTLNAPDDWNDHISMYEYGFDHYVLAKVSKERIGKRVNDKFYRNHLQASRDLVYPVKKDEMEKLRVRIHLLRPKKQWKEERALIPIVVGKAVLYLDGQPVDEVPLLYKQSQSKQTNASIWKLVFFLGVGHDG; encoded by the coding sequence TTAATGGAACAGACGTCAGGGCGAGTATTGTTTGAAAAAGACGCCCATACGAAGCGACGCATTGCCAGCATTACAAAAATTATGACGGCCATTTTGGCGATTGAGTCAGGGAAACTAGATGAAACAGTGACGGTAAGCGCCCGCGCGGTACGAGCGGAAGGTTCTTCCATATATTTGAAAGAAGGGGAAAAAATTAAATTACGCGACCTCGTCTATGGGCTTATGCTCCGTTCAGGGAACGATGCTGCTGTGGCGATTGCGGAACATGTCGGCGGCAGTATGGAAGGCTTTGTGTTTTTAATGAACCAAAAAGCAGCCGAAATCGGGATGCGCGACACGCATTTTGCCAATCCACACGGGCTTGACGATGCGGAAAATCATTATTCGACCGCTTATGATATGGCGCTATTAATGCGCTATGCGATGCATAACAAAACGTTTCGAAAAATTTCCGGTACGAAAGTATATCGTGCTCCGAATCCGGATGAAAATTGGGATCGGATCTGGCGCAATAAAAACAAATTGTTAACGAACTTGTACGAATATTGTACAGGCGGAAAAACAGGCTATACGAAACGGGCCAAACGGACGCTTGTGACGAGTGCAGAAAAAGACGGTCTAGAATTAATCGCTGTGACACTCAACGCCCCTGATGATTGGAACGACCATATTTCCATGTACGAATACGGATTTGACCATTATGTGCTTGCGAAAGTAAGTAAAGAGCGAATCGGGAAACGTGTAAACGACAAGTTTTATCGAAACCATCTGCAAGCATCTCGCGATTTAGTATATCCAGTCAAAAAAGACGAAATGGAAAAATTGCGTGTGCGTATTCATCTTCTTCGTCCAAAAAAACAATGGAAAGAAGAGCGAGCGCTTATTCCGATCGTTGTTGGAAAAGCAGTGCTATATTTAGATGGACAACCGGTCGATGAAGTACCACTTTTGTATAAGCAGAGCCAGAGCAAACAAACGAACGCTTCCATTTGGAAACTTGTGTTCTTTTTAGGTGTTGGGCACGATGGTTAA